The nucleotide sequence CGGCCGACCCGGAGCCCTGGCACAAGGTGTTTCGCGCCCCTGTGTTTTTCGCCGCCGAGGAGGACCGCCTGGAATTCGCCCCGGCTGATTTCGACAGTCACCTGGACGACGCCAACCCGGAATTGGCCGAGCATAACGAAACGGTGCTCAAGCGTACGTTGGCGCAACTGCAACCGCTGACCTGGGAGCGCAAAGTGCGATCGGCGATTGAGGCTCAATTGCCGGACGGCGAACCCGGCGCCGAGCGCATTGCCCAGGCCTTGCACTTGAGCCTGCGCAGCTTGCAACGGCATTTGGCCGATGAAGGATGTCGGTTCGATGCCTTGCTCAATGAGTGTCGGGAAAACCTTGCGCTGCAGCATTTGCGTGACCCGGACTGCTCGTTGGCCGAGATCAGTCATTTGCTCGGGTTTGCAGACACCAGCAGTTTCAACCGGGCGTTCAAGCGCTGGACCGGAATGACGCCGGGGCAGTTTCGGGAGGGATTGCGGTAGCGATGATCAGCGCTGTCAACGCCCCCGGTCACGGCGCAACAACTTCCTCACACGCGCCACCAACGCCTTGGGTTCAAAGGGCTTGAGCAGATAGTCATCCTCATGCAGCTCCAGCCCGCGCAGGCGGTCTTCAATCCCGTTCTCAGTGGTGAGAAACAGCAAAGGCGTCTGGCCTTTCTGGCGGATAGCCTGCTGCAATTGCCAGGCATTCAGACCCGGCAACATCACATCCAGGATCACCAGAGCGTATTCAGTACTCTCGACAAACCGCTGGGCCGCCATGCCATTGGCCGCCACTTCCACCCCGTAGCCGGCTTCTTCCAACCCTTGGGCCATACGTCGCGCCAGTTGGGGCTGGTCTTCCACTAACAGCACCTGCA is from Pseudomonas mucidolens and encodes:
- a CDS encoding response regulator transcription factor, with product MQVLLVEDQPQLARRMAQGLEEAGYGVEVAANGMAAQRFVESTEYALVILDVMLPGLNAWQLQQAIRQKGQTPLLFLTTENGIEDRLRGLELHEDDYLLKPFEPKALVARVRKLLRRDRGR